The genomic region CCGTTGTCCGGATACTGCTGAAGCGGCGTGTTGTTGGCGGTCGCGCCGCCGGGAATATCCCAGCTCATGCCGTCATGTCCGAAGTAGAACTTGAACTTGCCGTCGGTCTTCGGAACGATGCGAATCTTCTGATCGCCGATGTTGCTGGGGTTATAGTCCCACAGATGGGTATTCGCGGCGGCGGCGGTCGAGGCGTTCTGCACGCACAGAACCCGGCTCGGGGCGTTCAGGCTAAAGAGGCCGTAGTAACCGTCGCCTTCGCTGGTGAACTGCCACTTAAACCAGGGGTTGTTCTCCTGCTGATACTGGATGATCGGGCTGCCGTTCGCGCTGCCCTGGTTTTGAATGCAAACGTATTTGCCGCTGGCCGCGCGGATATAGAAGTTGCCCCAGGGCTGCAAGCGCCACTTTTGCGCAGCGGATTGGTTCGATGTCCACTGCTGCACCATGGCGTTGTCCGCCGTGCTGCCGCCGGAGACGTCGAGCACGAGACCGCTGCGTACATTCTTCACGTAATACCAGCCATTGCCCGCATCGACCAGATCCCATTGCTGGCTCGGCTCATTGCCCGTGTAATCCCAGGCCCAGATCTGCGCCCCGGCGCTGGTCGAGTTGTTGGAGACGGAGACGGCTTTGCCGTCCACCCAGGAGATCAGCTTGAAGTGGTTGGCTCCCTCGGTCGGCAGCAATGCCCAGCGCTGATTGATGCTGTTGAAGTCGGTGGTCCACTGGTTGGTGACGGCCCCATTCGCCGTGCTGCCGCCGATCAGATCCAGCGCTTTCCCGCTGTTTTGATTGATCAGCATAAAGTAGGGCTGGTTGGACTGCGCCTGGGTCCGGGGCGCTCCCAGCGTCAGGAACGCCAGCAGCAGCAGCGCCGCTTTTGTGAAGAGGTTGAGTTTCATCGTTGCCTTTCATCCTTTGTGTGATCTGGTCTTTGTGTGATGTGGTGCGGAAAACAGGACGGGCGCGAAGCGCCCATCCTGAGAAGGGGCGAAGTGATTGGGCGTTAGGGCGTGCGCTCCAGCGAGAACTCCTGCCACGGATAACCGTTGTCGGGGTATTGCTGGAGGTTGACGTTATTGCCCGTGGCGCCGCCGGGGATGTCCCAGCTCATGTTGTCGTGCCCGAAATAGAACTTGAACTTGCCGCTCGTCTTCGGCCAGATCCGAATCTTCTGATCGCCAGCGTTGTTGACGTTGTAGTCCCAGAGGTGGGTGTTCGCGGCGGCGGCCGAGGAGCCGTTCACCACGCACAGCACGCGGCTCGGGGCATTGAGGCTGAACAGACCGTAGAAACCATCGCCTTCACTGGTGAACTGCCACTTAAACCAGGGGTTGTTCTCCTGCTGATACTGGATGATCGGGCTGCCGTTCGCGCTGCCCGCTCCCTGGATGCAGACGTATTTGCCGCTGGCCGCGCGGATGAAGTAGCTGCCCCACGGCTGAAGACGCCATTTCTGCGCCCCGGACTGGTTCGGCGTCCACTGCTGCACCATCGCGTTATCGGCCGTGCTGGAGTTGGAGACATCCATCACCAGGCCGCTGCGCACGTTTCGGATGTAGTACCAGCCATTGCCCGCGTCGACCAAATCCCACTGCTGGCTCGAGTCGCCGTTGTAATCCCAGTCCCAGAGCTGCGCGCCCGCGCCGGTCGAGTCGTTCGAAACGGAGACGGCTTTGCCGCTGACCCAGGAGATCAGCTTGAAGTGATCGCCGTTCTCCGTGGGCTGGAGCGCCCAGCGCTGGTTCGGGCCGTTGTAGTCATAGCTCCACTGATTGGTGACCGCGCCGTTCGCCATGTTCCCATTGATCAAGTCCAGGCACTTGCCGCTGTTCTGGTTGACGATCATGAAGTACGCTTCCGACACCGGGAACGGAATGGGATCCGACGCGATGCCGTTGGTGACGATCTGGAGCGAGTAGCTGCCGGCGGGGACGCTTCCCGGGACGCTGAACTGGGTGGTTTGGTTGACGCCGGTCTTCATGACGCCGGTATCGTTCCACCTGTACGTGCGGGCGTAGTACACGTTGCCGTTTGACGCCGTGAGACGCACGATCGGGTAGTTACTCGCCATCTGCGCGTCGTCGCCATACTCCGCGCCTTCCGAGATCCCCGTCAGCAGCGTTCCGGTCAGTTGATAGGAGCCATCGACGTTGTGCGCGACATTGGTGACCGTCGGCCGCGCGGAGGCGATCTGCGGATCGGAGGGACGATAGGTGTAAAGACGGCTGCCGCCGTTCGCGTATAGGACGCTGCCGTCCGGCAGGTCGAGCATCCGAACGCCGTAGGGCGCCACATTGTCCGTGGCGCCGGTTGGGCCGCCGATGACGGTGAAGGCGTTCGTGTAAGGGTTGTATTCACAGAGGGTCGTGGGGCCGTTGTATGTCGCCTTCGGACCGACCGCGCAAAGCACGGAGCCGTTGACCATCATCGCGGCGGGAGCGTCCGCCGTCCCAAGACCGTTGGGGATATCCGGGCCGGCCGCCCACGATCCGGGATTCGTATTTCCCGTAGGCGTATACAGGGCCGTGTGGCCGGTGTCTCCCAGAAAAAACGCCTTGCCGGTCGGGAGCAGGACCGCCGCCCCGATCTCGCTCAGGGTGGTGTCGTACATCGCCACCGGCACAACCGAATCGTCCACCCAGCGATTCTGCGACGGGATATAGCGCTCCGAGTTCTGGCCGAACGGATCGATCGTCAGGACACTGCTATCCGGCAATTTGACCCAGCTCGCCTCATCCTGGTAGCCCCCGCGCACGTAAGTCGGCCCTGCCGACCAGGTGTTGGTCACCCAGCTAAAAATCACCGTGCCGCCGGAAACGCTGGGACCGACCGGCCCCACCAGCACGTTGCCGTTGGGCAGAACCGTCGAAACAGAATCGGAGAACGACTGACCGGACGACGGCGTCATCGTCCATGTGTTCGCGACCGGATCGTAAACCTCCGCCGTGCTCCCGCCCGAACCGTATTCGCCCCCCGCGATAAAAACTCGCCCATCCGACATCACGCCCGACGAGCCGTAGAGTCGCGTGTCATGCATGGAGGCGAGCGTGCTCCACGTCCCATTGACGTAACTGCCGTGAATGTCCGGAGTGAGCTTGTACCAAACGTTCGTCGCTCCCCCCTGCTGCGCCATCACGGTCCCATCGGAAAGCAGCAGCATCAAGTTGACGCCGTTGGGGGCGGTGTTCGCAACGGCCGTCCACGTTCCCGCCTGAGCCGCCGGGGCGCAGAGCGCGAGCGCGGATATCGCGAGACCTCCGATCATCCGAGCGCGGCTTGTTTGGAAAAGCGAGGCGGAGCGCCGCTTCACTCGTGTGGCAAATAACATGGTGATCTCCTGCTTCATCGAGTTTGAATATTCTTGTGACAATCGCAATACAGAACATAAACGAAAGCGCATGACGCCATAGCGGGATCATGCTTTCCCGCAGTAACCTCCTCTTCTGTGGATCCTTCAGTTTAGGCTTACGAATACGCAAAGCACGGCTTCGCCGAAAACATTAACTTCGCGTGAGTGCGGGAATTCGGGCGAGACTATGCTTGCCTGCTAAACAGCAATAATTTCAAAAGAATCAAAATTAGATTTGCAGCGGCCCGCCGTGTCCGCTGGGCGTGGCGAAGGGCGCCGTTTTCGCCGGCTCATGGCGGAAAATCGGACAAAGCATCGAGACTAATATTGCAAAAATCGCAATAAAAACCGCAATCTCCAGGAAGGTTAATGGAGACTTGCGTTTCGCGCGCATGATGACCTCCTCCCCTCTCTCGCCCCGGATTTTTCCAAGGACGGCGGATGGCTGCGTGAACGGTCTGTCCTGCCGAGGAACATTATAGGACCATCCGTATGAATTGTCAAGCCGAAATTTGCACTAAAAATGAACGAAAGATTGTGAGTACTGGCGCAAATTTCACTCTCGGCCAAAAATGGAGCCAAACAATAAACGGCCCAGACGCCGTCCCGAGGGAGACGTCCGGGCCGAGGCTCCGGCGGCGAGGCGGCGCAGGGCGCTAGGAAGACAGCGTGGAGACGTGATCGTTCGCCGCCGCCGGCGCGCCGCTGGAGTCGTCGCGCGGCGTCGTCACCCACTCCCGATCGCGGATCAAGTGGCAATACTGCGCGACCAGCGTGATGGTGGTTTTGAGCGTGGAGTAGATCAGCCCGAATACGCCGTGAATGAGGTACCAGGCGCCATGTCCCCGGCGGCCCAATCGGGTCGCGCGCAGATAGGCGATCAACAGCACGAATAGGCTGCATCCCAGGTTCAGCACGGCGGCGGCCTGCAAATACGGCGTCGCGAACCAGTGCACGCGCTGGCCGACAATCCAGGCGGCGAAAACCATGGGAAAAAGCTGCGTGCTGAGCAATGGGAAGCACTCGCGCCAGCTCAGCAGATAAAACCAGAGGACCTTCTGACGCGGGGTGAGATGCTTGGAGGCCAGCATGGCGCGCTGATGCTTGAGCGTGACCTCCAGCCATCCCTGCGACCAGCGCTTGCGCTGGATGAGCCAGTGCGAAACGCGGGTAGGCGCCAGCTCCACGGAGACGAGGTCGCGGTCATGGACGATGCGCGCGCCGGTCAGGATCGCGCGGACCGTGCAGTCGATATCCTCCGTCAGCATCCTCGGGTTCATCCCTGCGGCGCGCAGCGTCTCCGCGCGCCAGTAGCCGTTGGAGCCGCCGAAGATGCCCGAGCCGCTGATGCGCGAGCGCCCCTGGTGGGAGACGGAGTACATCACGTCGAACTCGACGGCGATGCTGCGGGTCAGCGCGTTTTCATCGTGGTTGCGGATCGCGCAGCGCCCCTGCACCACGTCCCACCCCTCCGAGATCCAGCGCCAAGCGCGCCGGAAACAGTCGGCGGCGGGCCAGTGGTCGGCGTCGTAAATCCCCAGGATCTCGCCCCGCGCCACCGTCAGCGCCGCGTTTACGTTCGCCGCCTTGCTGCGGCTGTCCACGACGCACAGGACCTTGAGGCGCGGGTCGCGCGCGGCCAGCTCGCGCAGCCGGTCCTCGACGGGCAGCGGATACGGCGTGTTATAGGCGAGAATGACTTCCAGCCGATCGGCCGGCAGATCGATGGTCGTCAGCATATGGTCGACGGTCTGTTCGATAATATGCTGCTCGTTGGGCAGGTACGCGGCGATGATCGCGCTGCACACCGGCGGCTCCGCGAGATCCGCGGGAAGCGGCGGAACGGCGCGCCACGCGGACACAGACTCCCAGATCAGCATGATGTTCGTCAGACCGTAAACGACGGCCATCACATAAAGCAGCCCCGTCAAAAATCCGGGAAAGCGGCGCGCCAGAATGATGTCAATCGTCATCGGGATGGCGGTCGCGAGGATCGACACCATCGCAAAGCTGCGCCAAAAACCCGCCAGCGGACTGCCGGCTGAGGCCCGCTTCGCACGTACCTGCCTCATAGACTTGCCCTTACTTTCGCGAAGCCTGCTTGACGCCCGGGAATTTGGAGGGGGCCAGGAGGAGGACATCCCGACTGGCGGCCGCCTCCTCAATGATTTGGATCTTCGCGGGCGCATGCCCTTCCTCGTCGAATACCGCAAGCGTATTCCCTCCCAGTTTGAGCCAGCACTCGGGCAGATAGATCCCATTGATCGGCGAGCGCTCGGGGTACCGCCCCAGATTGTGGCCGTTGAGCCAGACCGAGCCGCGCGACATCCCGTCCCAGCCCACGCGCAGCGCGACATACGCTCCGGACGGCGGATTGAATTGGAAGGTCGTCTTATAAAAGGCGGGGGCGTTCAAATCTCCCGACGTCCAGGGCTTCCACGACGCGGCCGCCGCCGGCATTCGGATACCGCCGCGCATCTTCCACCCCTGGATCGGGCCGCCAATCGGCGTGGGCGCGGCGAACAGCGATACGCCGCCGTTGATTCCTCCGGCCCCATTGGTGTTTTCCACAAGCACCGCGAGATTGTTCGGGCCTCCCTCTTTCCACGCGGAATCGAGATTGACATCGAAGGGCGCGTTCGCCGAGCGGTTCTCCTTCAGGCGCTTGCCGTTCAAGTAGACAAACGCATTGTCGTCCACGGCGTCGAAATGCAGCGTGCGGGAAACGCCAGCGATATTCGGCAGCGCCGCGCGGTACCAGGCTAAGCCCGGCTTACCGTCGAAGACATCATGGTTGTTCCCCGTATCCGCCCAGCCGGCGCCCGACGGATCCGATGCCGTCATCTCCGCCGCGCCTGCCTCACCTCGACCGTCCAGCTTGTAGCGCCACTGGCCGACGGACACACGGTCCGAGGGCGTATTGGACAGCGTGACGGCCCCGGAGATTCCCTTGGCGTCCATCTTGTCGTACGGCCCGATGTATCCCCAGATCTTGTTGCGCCCATAGTGGGCCGTGAGGAAGGCGACGGAGTTGTCCCCGCCATTCAGATGGACTTTCAGGAAGCGCGGCGCGGCGTCGCCGACGCGCATGCGCACCTCGCTGGCGTCCGCGCGCGCGCCGTTCACGAACGCCTCGACCCAGTCGCCGACATCGCTGAGACTCAGGCCGTAATCTCCCGCTTTGTCCACATGGATCGTCGTCCGATACCAGGCGTAGGCGCTGATATCGCCGTCGGCGCCCATGGGTCGGGGCGCGGCGCTCGCAAGCCAGGTCTTTGTGTCGTAGCCCGGCTGCGCCTCGGCGTCGCCGCGCGCGACCATCCAGGAGCCGACCACGGGCACACGCTTCGCGGACGTCGCGGCGCTGGAATACGACTGCTCCAGGGCGCGCGAGCCCGTTTCCGTATACAAATAAGAGTTCGCCTGCCGGCCGGACGCCGACGCGTTCCGCTCGGTGTAAAGCGATCCCTGGATCACTTCGCCGGCATAGTCCGGTCCGCAGACCACGGCGGGCTTGCCGCCCCAATCGAGGAGCCAGGTCCGGCTCGCCATGTCCGGGGTGACCGCGACGATTCGATAGGTTTCCGAGCCGAACCGGACGACGAACTCGGCCGGCGTATCGGAGTATTTCACCTGCACGAGCGCCGAGCCGCCATTGACCGTCACCTTCGCGCCGGCGTCTTTCGGGGCTTTGACGGAATGCGCTCCGGCCCCCGTGAGCTGCAGCTCGCCGGGATCGCCGGGCGCGCCGTAGATCACCATGGTGGTCGTGTTTCCCTGCGTCTGCATGCCCAGAATATGCGTGGCGGCGTAGTCGAGCGTCACGCCGCCCGGCAGCGCGGCCCGCTCCACCACGGGCAGGATCTCATCGGACGCAAGCGACACCGGCCCGGCGGCGGGGACAAGCCGCGAGCCGATGGAGATCTGCGTGGAGACCTTGCCGCCAGTGTGATTGTCCAGGAAATACACCGCGCCCGACTTCCCTTCACGCGATGTCACGCGGATCGCGGCGTTGATCGCGCCGCGCGGCGGCGAGGGAAAGGTGCGGGAATCGGCGAGGATGCTGGAGAACGAAGTCGC from Capsulimonas corticalis harbors:
- a CDS encoding RICIN domain-containing protein; its protein translation is MLFATRVKRRSASLFQTSRARMIGGLAISALALCAPAAQAGTWTAVANTAPNGVNLMLLLSDGTVMAQQGGATNVWYKLTPDIHGSYVNGTWSTLASMHDTRLYGSSGVMSDGRVFIAGGEYGSGGSTAEVYDPVANTWTMTPSSGQSFSDSVSTVLPNGNVLVGPVGPSVSGGTVIFSWVTNTWSAGPTYVRGGYQDEASWVKLPDSSVLTIDPFGQNSERYIPSQNRWVDDSVVPVAMYDTTLSEIGAAVLLPTGKAFFLGDTGHTALYTPTGNTNPGSWAAGPDIPNGLGTADAPAAMMVNGSVLCAVGPKATYNGPTTLCEYNPYTNAFTVIGGPTGATDNVAPYGVRMLDLPDGSVLYANGGSRLYTYRPSDPQIASARPTVTNVAHNVDGSYQLTGTLLTGISEGAEYGDDAQMASNYPIVRLTASNGNVYYARTYRWNDTGVMKTGVNQTTQFSVPGSVPAGSYSLQIVTNGIASDPIPFPVSEAYFMIVNQNSGKCLDLINGNMANGAVTNQWSYDYNGPNQRWALQPTENGDHFKLISWVSGKAVSVSNDSTGAGAQLWDWDYNGDSSQQWDLVDAGNGWYYIRNVRSGLVMDVSNSSTADNAMVQQWTPNQSGAQKWRLQPWGSYFIRAASGKYVCIQGAGSANGSPIIQYQQENNPWFKWQFTSEGDGFYGLFSLNAPSRVLCVVNGSSAAAANTHLWDYNVNNAGDQKIRIWPKTSGKFKFYFGHDNMSWDIPGGATGNNVNLQQYPDNGYPWQEFSLERTP
- a CDS encoding type II secretion system protein; its protein translation is MRAKRKSPLTFLEIAVFIAIFAILVSMLCPIFRHEPAKTAPFATPSGHGGPLQI
- a CDS encoding glycosyltransferase family 2 protein: MRQVRAKRASAGSPLAGFWRSFAMVSILATAIPMTIDIILARRFPGFLTGLLYVMAVVYGLTNIMLIWESVSAWRAVPPLPADLAEPPVCSAIIAAYLPNEQHIIEQTVDHMLTTIDLPADRLEVILAYNTPYPLPVEDRLRELAARDPRLKVLCVVDSRSKAANVNAALTVARGEILGIYDADHWPAADCFRRAWRWISEGWDVVQGRCAIRNHDENALTRSIAVEFDVMYSVSHQGRSRISGSGIFGGSNGYWRAETLRAAGMNPRMLTEDIDCTVRAILTGARIVHDRDLVSVELAPTRVSHWLIQRKRWSQGWLEVTLKHQRAMLASKHLTPRQKVLWFYLLSWRECFPLLSTQLFPMVFAAWIVGQRVHWFATPYLQAAAVLNLGCSLFVLLIAYLRATRLGRRGHGAWYLIHGVFGLIYSTLKTTITLVAQYCHLIRDREWVTTPRDDSSGAPAAANDHVSTLSS
- a CDS encoding beta-galactosidase; its protein translation is MSRRSILFGICLTALASLAPGAHASDFPGHDSNIHPAAPAAKAAIDFDKHGFLIHGKRVFLATGEVQYNKIPRALWRDRLLRVKRAGYNCIQTYAYWNYHEPQEGRFEFTGEKDFGAFLKMVQELGMYAVVRVGPYVCAEWDSGGYPVWLRFKPGLQIRTDEPVYMAAVDHWYDKIFSIVSPLQIHRGGPVVMVQLENEDTRSAGPELNGSYFTHLRDTAVRDGLAVPWFMSGVNHGDDPAGNDPWDSETRTSPWYSSEFWTGWIAFYGVDPGRAHRVERTSWKALAYGAGGYTHYTMVGATNFDYWNDDEQASSYDFGAPVGQEGDFREDYYTAKRAAMFATSFSSILADSRTFPSPPRGAINAAIRVTSREGKSGAVYFLDNHTGGKVSTQISIGSRLVPAAGPVSLASDEILPVVERAALPGGVTLDYAATHILGMQTQGNTTTMVIYGAPGDPGELQLTGAGAHSVKAPKDAGAKVTVNGGSALVQVKYSDTPAEFVVRFGSETYRIVAVTPDMASRTWLLDWGGKPAVVCGPDYAGEVIQGSLYTERNASASGRQANSYLYTETGSRALEQSYSSAATSAKRVPVVGSWMVARGDAEAQPGYDTKTWLASAAPRPMGADGDISAYAWYRTTIHVDKAGDYGLSLSDVGDWVEAFVNGARADASEVRMRVGDAAPRFLKVHLNGGDNSVAFLTAHYGRNKIWGYIGPYDKMDAKGISGAVTLSNTPSDRVSVGQWRYKLDGRGEAGAAEMTASDPSGAGWADTGNNHDVFDGKPGLAWYRAALPNIAGVSRTLHFDAVDDNAFVYLNGKRLKENRSANAPFDVNLDSAWKEGGPNNLAVLVENTNGAGGINGGVSLFAAPTPIGGPIQGWKMRGGIRMPAAAASWKPWTSGDLNAPAFYKTTFQFNPPSGAYVALRVGWDGMSRGSVWLNGHNLGRYPERSPINGIYLPECWLKLGGNTLAVFDEEGHAPAKIQIIEEAAASRDVLLLAPSKFPGVKQASRK